A window of the Pseudomonas fluorescens genome harbors these coding sequences:
- the rplF gene encoding 50S ribosomal protein L6, which produces MSRVAKNPVKLPAGVEVKFAGQQLSVKGAKGTLELNVHSSVEVVEEAGELRFAARNGDQQTRAMAGTTRALVNNMVQGVSQGFERKLQLVGVGYKAQAKGQVLNLALGFSHPVDYELPEGITAETPSQTDILIKGIDKQLVGQVAAEIRDFRPPEPYKGKGVRYADEVVRRKEAKKK; this is translated from the coding sequence ATGTCTCGCGTCGCTAAGAACCCCGTTAAGCTGCCAGCCGGTGTCGAAGTAAAATTCGCAGGCCAACAGCTTTCGGTGAAGGGTGCCAAGGGTACTCTTGAACTGAACGTCCATTCGTCCGTTGAAGTCGTTGAAGAAGCCGGTGAGCTGCGTTTTGCTGCTCGCAATGGCGATCAACAGACTCGCGCAATGGCCGGTACCACTCGTGCGTTGGTAAACAACATGGTCCAGGGCGTAAGCCAAGGCTTCGAGCGCAAGCTCCAGCTGGTCGGTGTTGGTTACAAAGCGCAAGCAAAAGGTCAGGTGCTGAACCTGGCTCTTGGCTTCTCGCACCCAGTGGATTACGAACTGCCGGAAGGCATCACCGCTGAGACTCCTAGCCAGACCGATATCCTGATCAAGGGCATCGACAAGCAGCTGGTAGGTCAAGTGGCCGCCGAGATCCGCGACTTCCGTCCACCAGAGCCATACAAAGGCAAAGGTGTGCGCTACGCGGACGAAGTCGTCCGTCGTAAAGAAGCCAAGAAGAAGTAG
- the rpsE gene encoding 30S ribosomal protein S5, which produces MSNNDQKRDEGYIEKLVQVNRVAKTVKGGRIFTFTALTVVGDGKGRVGFGRGKSREVPAAIQKAMEAARRNMIQVDLNGTTLQYAMKSAHGASKVYMQPASEGTGIIAGGAMRAVLEVAGVQNVLAKCYGSTNPVNVVHATFKGLKAMQSPESIAAKRGLRVEEIK; this is translated from the coding sequence ATGTCAAATAACGACCAAAAGCGCGACGAAGGCTACATCGAGAAGCTGGTTCAAGTTAACCGCGTAGCCAAAACCGTTAAAGGCGGCCGTATCTTCACTTTCACCGCGTTGACCGTGGTTGGTGATGGTAAAGGGCGTGTTGGCTTCGGCCGTGGCAAGTCGCGTGAAGTGCCTGCTGCGATCCAGAAGGCAATGGAAGCTGCTCGCCGCAACATGATCCAGGTTGATCTGAACGGCACCACTCTGCAGTACGCAATGAAGTCTGCCCATGGCGCTTCGAAGGTGTACATGCAGCCTGCTTCTGAAGGTACCGGTATCATCGCTGGCGGCGCTATGCGTGCTGTCCTCGAAGTTGCTGGCGTTCAGAACGTTCTGGCCAAGTGCTACGGCTCGACTAACCCTGTAAACGTGGTTCACGCCACTTTCAAGGGTCTGAAGGCCATGCAGTCTCCTGAATCCATTGCAGCCAAGCGTGGCCTGCGTGTTGAGGAGATCAAGTAA
- the rplR gene encoding 50S ribosomal protein L18 codes for MTDKKVTRLRRARKARLKMHELEVVRLCVFRSSQHIYAQVISADGNKVLASASTLDKELRDGATGNIDAATKVGQLVATRAKAAGVSQVAFDRSGFKYHGRVKALADAAREAGLEF; via the coding sequence ATGACCGACAAAAAAGTTACTCGACTGCGTCGCGCTCGCAAAGCACGCCTGAAAATGCACGAACTCGAAGTCGTGCGTCTCTGCGTGTTCCGCTCTTCGCAGCACATCTACGCCCAGGTCATTTCGGCCGACGGCAACAAAGTCCTGGCAAGCGCCTCGACTTTGGATAAAGAACTGCGTGATGGCGCCACTGGCAACATCGACGCGGCCACTAAGGTTGGCCAGCTGGTCGCTACGCGTGCTAAGGCCGCTGGCGTCTCGCAGGTGGCTTTCGACCGCTCTGGCTTCAAGTACCACGGCCGCGTTAAAGCGCTGGCTGATGCTGCTCGTGAAGCTGGGCTGGAGTTCTAA
- the rpsC gene encoding 30S ribosomal protein S3 codes for MGQKVHPIGIRLGIVKEHTSVWYADGRTYADYLFADLKVREYLQDKLKSASVSRIDIHRPAQTARITIHTARPGIVIGKKGEDVEKLRQDLTKQMGVPVHINIEEIRKPELDGMLVAQSVAQQLERRVMFRRAMKRAVQNAMRIGAKGIKIQVSGRLGGAEIARTEWYREGRVPLHTLRADIDYANYEAHTTYGVIGVKVWIFKGEVIGGRQEELKPQAPAPRKKAAK; via the coding sequence ATGGGTCAGAAAGTACATCCCATTGGCATTCGCCTGGGAATCGTCAAGGAGCACACCTCCGTCTGGTACGCAGACGGTCGGACTTATGCGGACTACTTGTTCGCTGATCTGAAGGTGCGTGAATACCTCCAAGACAAACTAAAAAGCGCGTCCGTAAGCCGTATCGATATCCATCGTCCGGCCCAAACTGCACGCATCACCATCCACACCGCTCGTCCAGGTATCGTTATCGGGAAGAAAGGTGAAGATGTTGAGAAACTGCGTCAGGACCTGACCAAGCAAATGGGTGTGCCTGTGCACATCAATATCGAAGAGATCCGCAAGCCGGAGCTCGACGGTATGCTGGTTGCGCAGAGCGTAGCTCAGCAGCTGGAGCGTCGTGTAATGTTCCGTCGCGCCATGAAGCGCGCTGTACAGAACGCCATGCGCATTGGTGCCAAAGGCATCAAAATCCAAGTGAGCGGTCGTCTCGGCGGTGCTGAAATTGCACGTACTGAATGGTATCGCGAAGGTCGTGTGCCACTGCACACCCTGCGTGCCGACATCGACTATGCCAACTACGAAGCTCACACCACTTACGGTGTGATCGGTGTAAAGGTTTGGATCTTCAAAGGCGAAGTAATTGGTGGTCGCCAAGAAGAGCTGAAGCCACAAGCACCAGCGCCTCGTAAAAAAGCTGCTAAGTAA
- the rplD gene encoding 50S ribosomal protein L4 has product MQLNVNDAQAIEVSELTFGGEFNETLVHQAVVAYMAGGRQGSKQQKTRSDVRGGGKRPWRQKGTGRARAGTIRSPIWRGGGTTFAARPQDHSQKLNKKMYRAAMRSILAELVRTDRLVVVQDFAVETPKTKDLLGKLNNMSLTDVLIVSDAVDQNLYLAARNLPHVDVRDVQGSDPVSLIAYDKVLITVSAVKKFEELLG; this is encoded by the coding sequence ATGCAATTAAATGTAAATGACGCTCAAGCGATCGAAGTTTCCGAACTGACATTTGGCGGCGAGTTCAACGAGACGCTGGTTCACCAAGCAGTCGTGGCCTACATGGCTGGCGGCCGTCAGGGTAGCAAGCAGCAGAAGACCCGTTCCGACGTTCGTGGTGGCGGCAAGCGCCCATGGCGTCAGAAAGGTACTGGCCGTGCTCGTGCCGGTACTATCCGCAGCCCAATCTGGCGCGGCGGCGGCACCACCTTCGCAGCTCGTCCACAGGATCACTCCCAAAAGCTGAACAAGAAGATGTATCGCGCAGCAATGCGTTCCATCCTTGCTGAGCTGGTGCGTACTGATCGTCTGGTCGTGGTTCAGGATTTCGCAGTTGAAACTCCGAAAACCAAAGACCTGCTGGGCAAACTGAACAACATGAGCCTGACCGACGTTCTGATCGTGTCGGACGCTGTTGATCAGAACCTGTACCTGGCTGCTCGCAACCTGCCACACGTAGATGTACGTGACGTGCAAGGTTCCGATCCAGTTAGTCTGATCGCATACGACAAGGTGTTGATCACCGTGTCGGCCGTGAAGAAATTCGAGGAGCTGCTGGGATGA
- the rplB gene encoding 50S ribosomal protein L2, with translation MAIVKCKPTSPGRRFVVKVVNQELHKGAPHAPLLEKKSKSGGRNNNGRITTRHIGGGHKQHYRMVDFRRNDKDGIVATVERIEYDPNRTAHIALLCYADGERRYIIAPKGVSAGDTLIAGALAPIKPGNALQLRNIPVGSTVHGIELKPGKGAQIARSAGASAQLIAREGVYVTLRLRSGEMRKVLAECRATLGEVSNSEHSLRSLGKAGAKRWRGVRPTVRGVAMNPVDHPHGGGEGRTSGGRHPVSPWGFPTKGAKTRGNKRTDKMIVRRRK, from the coding sequence ATGGCAATCGTTAAATGCAAACCGACTTCCCCTGGCCGCCGTTTTGTGGTCAAGGTGGTCAACCAGGAGCTGCATAAAGGCGCTCCTCACGCACCGCTGCTCGAGAAAAAATCGAAGTCTGGTGGTCGTAACAACAATGGCCGTATTACCACTCGTCACATCGGTGGTGGTCATAAGCAGCATTACCGTATGGTCGATTTCCGTCGCAACGACAAAGATGGCATCGTCGCCACTGTCGAGCGTATCGAATACGATCCAAACCGTACTGCTCACATCGCACTGCTTTGCTACGCAGACGGCGAACGCCGCTACATCATCGCCCCTAAAGGCGTGAGTGCTGGCGACACGCTGATCGCAGGTGCCCTGGCTCCAATCAAGCCAGGTAACGCTCTGCAACTGCGCAACATTCCAGTCGGTTCTACCGTACACGGCATCGAACTGAAGCCAGGTAAAGGCGCACAGATCGCTCGTTCCGCTGGTGCTTCGGCTCAGCTGATCGCTCGTGAAGGCGTTTACGTGACACTGCGTCTGCGTTCCGGTGAAATGCGTAAAGTACTGGCTGAGTGCCGTGCGACCCTGGGCGAAGTCTCGAACTCCGAGCACAGCCTGCGTTCGCTGGGTAAAGCTGGTGCCAAGCGCTGGCGTGGCGTTCGCCCAACCGTTCGTGGTGTTGCCATGAACCCGGTTGACCACCCACATGGTGGTGGTGAAGGTCGTACCTCTGGTGGTCGTCATCCGGTATCGCCATGGGGCTTCCCGACTAAGGGCGCGAAGACTCGTGGTAATAAGCGTACCGACAAAATGATCGTCCGTCGTCGCAAGTAA
- the rplW gene encoding 50S ribosomal protein L23, translated as MNQERVFKVLLGPHVSEKATVLADKKGQFVFKVATDATKLEIKKAVESLFSVKVERVTTLNVLGKSKRTARGLGKRNDWKKAVISLQPGQDLDFSSSAE; from the coding sequence ATGAACCAGGAACGCGTATTTAAAGTTCTGCTTGGCCCGCACGTTTCCGAGAAGGCTACGGTTCTGGCAGACAAGAAAGGCCAGTTCGTTTTCAAGGTTGCTACTGACGCAACCAAGCTGGAAATCAAGAAGGCCGTCGAAAGCCTGTTCAGCGTGAAAGTTGAGCGTGTTACTACCCTGAACGTTCTGGGTAAGAGCAAGCGCACCGCTCGCGGTCTGGGCAAGCGTAATGACTGGAAGAAGGCAGTTATCTCCCTTCAGCCAGGCCAAGATCTCGATTTCAGCAGCAGTGCTGAGTAA
- the rplV gene encoding 50S ribosomal protein L22 has translation MEVAAKLSGARISAQKARLVADQIRGKKVGEALNLLAFSSKKAAEIMKKVLESAVANAEHNEGADVDDLKVSTVFVNEGRSLKRIMPRAKGRADRIVKRSCHITVKVADK, from the coding sequence ATGGAAGTAGCCGCTAAGTTGTCGGGCGCTCGAATCTCCGCCCAGAAAGCCCGCTTGGTCGCCGACCAGATCCGCGGGAAGAAGGTGGGCGAAGCGCTCAACCTGTTGGCTTTCAGCAGTAAGAAAGCCGCCGAGATCATGAAAAAAGTGCTGGAGTCGGCCGTAGCCAACGCCGAGCATAACGAAGGCGCAGACGTTGATGACCTGAAGGTCAGCACCGTTTTCGTCAACGAAGGGCGTTCGCTGAAGCGCATCATGCCACGTGCCAAAGGCCGTGCTGATCGCATCGTCAAGCGGTCTTGCCATATCACTGTCAAGGTTGCTGACAAGTAA
- the rplO gene encoding 50S ribosomal protein L15 yields the protein MKLNDLSPAPGSRREKHRPGRGIGSGLGKTGGRGHKGQTSRSGGTIAPGFEGGQQPLHRRLPKFGFVSLKAMDRAEVRLSELAKVEGDIVTVQSLKDANVINVNVQRVKIMLSGEVTRAVTIGKGIGATKGARAAIEAAGGKFEE from the coding sequence ATGAAACTCAATGATCTGAGTCCAGCGCCGGGTTCCCGTCGCGAAAAGCATCGTCCGGGCCGTGGTATCGGTAGTGGTTTGGGTAAGACTGGTGGCCGTGGTCACAAAGGTCAGACTTCCCGCTCCGGTGGCACCATTGCTCCAGGCTTTGAAGGCGGTCAACAGCCGCTGCATCGTCGCCTGCCGAAGTTCGGTTTCGTTTCCCTGAAAGCCATGGATCGCGCAGAAGTGCGTCTGTCCGAGCTGGCTAAAGTGGAAGGCGACATCGTCACCGTGCAGTCCCTGAAAGATGCCAACGTGATCAACGTCAACGTACAGCGTGTGAAAATCATGCTGTCCGGTGAAGTGACTCGCGCTGTCACTATCGGCAAGGGAATCGGCGCCACCAAAGGTGCGCGTGCGGCTATCGAAGCAGCTGGCGGCAAGTTCGAGGAATAA
- the rplN gene encoding 50S ribosomal protein L14, with protein MIQTQSMLDVADNSGARRVMCIKVLGGSHRRYAGIGDIIKVTVKEAIPRGKVKKGQVMTAVVVRTRHGVRRADGSIIRFDGNAAVLLNNKQEPIGTRIFGPVTRELRTEKFMKIVSLAPEVL; from the coding sequence ATGATTCAGACTCAATCCATGCTCGATGTGGCCGATAACAGCGGCGCTCGCCGCGTTATGTGCATCAAGGTGCTGGGTGGCTCCCATCGTCGTTACGCTGGTATCGGTGACATCATCAAAGTTACCGTGAAGGAAGCAATTCCTCGCGGTAAGGTGAAAAAAGGCCAAGTGATGACTGCTGTTGTAGTCCGCACTCGTCACGGCGTACGTCGTGCTGATGGCTCCATTATCCGCTTTGATGGCAACGCTGCTGTTCTTCTGAACAACAAGCAAGAGCCGATCGGCACCCGTATCTTTGGGCCAGTGACCCGTGAACTTCGTACTGAGAAGTTCATGAAGATCGTCTCGCTCGCCCCAGAAGTGCTGTAA
- the rpsH gene encoding 30S ribosomal protein S8, giving the protein MSMQDPLADMLTRIRNAQMAEKSVVSMPSSTLKVAVAKVLKDEGYIAGYQISSETKPLLSIELKYFEGRPVIEEVKRVSRPGLRQYKSVEELPKVRGGLGVSIVSTNKGVMTDRAARAAGVGGEVLCTVF; this is encoded by the coding sequence ATGAGTATGCAGGACCCGTTAGCGGACATGCTAACTCGAATCCGTAATGCCCAGATGGCTGAAAAGTCCGTCGTAAGCATGCCGTCTTCCACGTTGAAGGTGGCTGTAGCAAAAGTCCTGAAGGACGAAGGTTACATCGCGGGTTATCAGATCAGCAGCGAAACCAAACCACTGCTGTCCATCGAGCTGAAATACTTCGAAGGCCGTCCGGTCATCGAGGAAGTGAAGCGCGTTAGCCGTCCAGGCCTGCGTCAGTACAAGTCCGTCGAAGAACTGCCAAAAGTACGTGGTGGTCTCGGTGTGTCTATCGTCTCCACCAACAAAGGTGTGATGACTGATCGTGCTGCGCGCGCTGCCGGTGTCGGCGGCGAAGTTCTTTGCACTGTGTTCTAA
- the rpmD gene encoding 50S ribosomal protein L30, with product MATVKVTLIKSMTGRIPNHKLCVKGLGLRRIGHTVEVQDTPENRGMINKAYYMLRVEG from the coding sequence ATGGCTACCGTTAAAGTTACGCTGATCAAAAGCATGACCGGCCGCATCCCTAACCACAAACTGTGCGTTAAGGGTCTGGGTCTGCGTCGCATCGGTCACACTGTAGAAGTCCAGGATACTCCCGAGAATCGCGGGATGATCAACAAGGCTTACTACATGCTGCGTGTCGAGGGTTAA
- the rpsN gene encoding 30S ribosomal protein S14 has product MAKKSMKNRELKRQLTVAKYATKRAALKAIIVDLNASPEARWEATVALQKQPRDASASRMRNRCRLTGRPHGVYRKFGLGRNKLREAAMRGDVPGLVKASW; this is encoded by the coding sequence ATGGCCAAGAAGAGCATGAAAAACCGTGAGCTGAAGCGTCAGCTCACCGTTGCCAAGTACGCCACCAAGCGTGCAGCGCTGAAAGCTATCATCGTCGATCTGAACGCAAGTCCAGAAGCGCGTTGGGAAGCTACCGTAGCTCTGCAGAAGCAGCCACGTGACGCAAGCGCCTCGCGCATGCGTAACCGCTGCCGCCTGACTGGTCGTCCGCACGGCGTTTACCGCAAGTTCGGCCTCGGCCGTAACAAACTGCGTGAAGCGGCAATGCGTGGTGACGTTCCAGGTCTGGTTAAAGCCAGCTGGTAA
- the rpsQ gene encoding 30S ribosomal protein S17, which yields MAEAEKTVRTLTGRVVSDKMDKTITVLIERRVKHPIYGKYVKRSTKLHAHDETNQCHIGDKVTIRETRPMAKTKSWALVDVLERAVEV from the coding sequence ATGGCTGAAGCCGAAAAAACTGTCCGTACGCTGACTGGCCGTGTTGTCAGCGACAAGATGGACAAAACCATCACCGTTCTGATCGAGCGTCGCGTTAAGCACCCGATCTACGGTAAATACGTTAAGCGTTCGACTAAGCTGCACGCGCACGACGAAACCAATCAGTGCCACATCGGCGACAAAGTCACTATTCGTGAAACTCGTCCGATGGCCAAGACCAAGTCTTGGGCGCTGGTTGATGTTCTCGAACGCGCTGTGGAAGTCTAA
- the rplE gene encoding 50S ribosomal protein L5, giving the protein MARLKEIYRKEIAPKLKEELKLSNVMEVPRVTKITLNMGLGEAIGDKKVIEHAVADLEKITGQKVVVTYARKSIAGFKVREGWPIGVKVTLRRERMYEFLDRLLSISLPRVRDFRGLNAKSFDGRGNYSMGVKEQIIFPEIDYDKIDALRGLDITLTTTAKNDDEGRALLRAFKFPFRN; this is encoded by the coding sequence ATGGCACGACTAAAAGAGATTTACCGGAAGGAAATCGCTCCGAAACTTAAGGAAGAACTTAAGCTTTCGAACGTGATGGAAGTTCCGCGCGTTACCAAAATCACCCTGAACATGGGTCTGGGCGAAGCGATCGGCGACAAAAAAGTCATCGAGCACGCTGTTGCTGACCTGGAAAAGATCACCGGCCAGAAAGTCGTTGTGACCTACGCTCGCAAATCCATCGCTGGCTTTAAAGTCCGTGAAGGTTGGCCGATCGGCGTCAAAGTGACCCTGCGCCGTGAGCGTATGTACGAGTTCCTGGATCGTCTGCTGTCGATCTCCCTGCCTCGGGTTCGCGACTTCCGCGGCCTGAATGCCAAGTCCTTCGATGGTCGTGGCAACTACAGCATGGGCGTGAAAGAGCAGATCATTTTCCCGGAAATCGACTACGACAAGATCGATGCTCTCCGCGGTCTGGACATTACCCTGACCACCACTGCCAAGAACGATGATGAAGGCCGCGCTCTGCTGCGTGCTTTCAAATTCCCGTTCCGCAACTGA
- the rpsS gene encoding 30S ribosomal protein S19, giving the protein MPRSLKKGPFIDLHLLKKIEVAAEKNDRKPIKTWSRRSMILPQMVGLTIAVHNGRQHVPVLVNEDMVGHKLGEFAGTRTYRGHVADKKAKR; this is encoded by the coding sequence GTGCCACGTTCTCTGAAAAAAGGTCCTTTTATTGATCTTCACCTACTGAAGAAGATCGAAGTGGCGGCGGAAAAGAACGATCGCAAACCAATTAAGACTTGGTCGCGTCGTTCGATGATCCTGCCACAAATGGTCGGTCTGACCATCGCTGTACACAACGGTCGTCAGCACGTCCCAGTTCTCGTAAACGAAGACATGGTCGGCCACAAACTGGGCGAGTTCGCCGGTACCCGCACTTATCGCGGGCACGTGGCAGACAAGAAAGCCAAGCGTTAA
- the rplX gene encoding 50S ribosomal protein L24: MQKIRRDDEIIVIAGKDKGKRGKVLKVLADNRLVVGGLNLVKRHTKPNPMSGVQGGIVEKEAPLHASNVAIFNGETNKADRVGFKVEDGKKIRVFKSTQKAVDA, from the coding sequence ATGCAAAAGATTCGTCGTGACGACGAGATCATCGTGATCGCCGGCAAAGACAAAGGTAAGCGCGGTAAGGTGCTGAAGGTTCTTGCTGACAACCGTTTGGTTGTTGGTGGTCTGAACCTGGTCAAGCGTCATACCAAGCCTAACCCGATGTCGGGCGTACAGGGCGGTATCGTCGAGAAAGAAGCGCCACTGCACGCTTCCAACGTCGCCATCTTCAACGGCGAAACCAACAAGGCTGACCGCGTTGGTTTCAAAGTAGAAGACGGTAAGAAAATTCGTGTCTTCAAGTCGACCCAAAAAGCGGTTGATGCTTGA
- the rplP gene encoding 50S ribosomal protein L16, giving the protein MLQPKRTKFRKQMTGHNRGLALRGSKVSFGEFALKSVARGRLTARQIESARRALTRHVKRGGKIWIRVFPDKPISKKPLEVRMGKGKGNVEYWVAQIQPGKVLYEIEGVSEELAREAFALAAAKLPLATSFVKRTVM; this is encoded by the coding sequence ATGTTGCAACCTAAGCGTACGAAGTTCCGCAAGCAGATGACCGGCCACAACCGTGGTCTGGCACTGCGCGGTAGCAAAGTCAGCTTCGGCGAGTTCGCGCTGAAGTCTGTAGCTCGTGGTCGTCTCACCGCTCGTCAGATCGAGTCAGCGCGTCGTGCTCTGACCCGTCACGTAAAACGTGGCGGCAAGATCTGGATCCGTGTATTCCCGGACAAGCCGATCTCCAAGAAGCCTCTCGAGGTTCGTATGGGTAAAGGTAAGGGTAACGTGGAGTACTGGGTTGCCCAGATTCAGCCAGGCAAAGTCCTGTATGAAATCGAGGGTGTTTCTGAAGAGCTGGCGCGTGAGGCTTTCGCCCTGGCTGCTGCAAAGCTGCCGCTCGCCACCTCCTTTGTTAAACGGACGGTGATGTGA
- the rpmC gene encoding 50S ribosomal protein L29: protein MKANELREKSAQQLNEQLLGLLRDQFNLRMQKATGQLGQSHLLSQVKRDIARVKTVLNQQAGK from the coding sequence ATGAAAGCGAATGAACTTCGTGAAAAATCCGCACAGCAGCTGAACGAGCAACTGCTCGGCTTGCTGCGCGACCAGTTCAATCTGCGCATGCAGAAAGCAACTGGCCAGTTGGGGCAGTCTCATCTGCTCTCGCAAGTTAAGCGTGACATCGCTCGCGTGAAGACTGTGCTCAACCAGCAGGCAGGTAAGTGA